In Microbacterium maritypicum, the following are encoded in one genomic region:
- the groES gene encoding co-chaperone GroES has protein sequence MSVSIKPLEDRIVIQQVEAEQTTASGLVIPDTAKEKPQEGEVVAVGPGRIDDNGNRVPIDVAVGDRVLYSKYGGTEVKFGADEYLVLSARDVLAVVVR, from the coding sequence GTGTCGGTTTCCATCAAGCCGCTCGAAGACCGCATCGTCATCCAGCAGGTCGAGGCCGAGCAGACCACCGCGAGTGGCCTGGTCATCCCCGACACCGCCAAGGAGAAGCCCCAGGAGGGCGAGGTCGTGGCCGTCGGCCCCGGCCGCATCGACGACAACGGCAACCGCGTTCCGATCGACGTCGCTGTCGGCGACCGTGTCCTGTACAGCAAGTACGGCGGCACCGAGGTCAAGTTCGGCGCAGACGAGTACCTCGTCCTGTCCGCTCGCGACGTCCTGGCGGTCGTCGTCCGCTGA
- the flgK gene encoding flagellar hook-associated protein FlgK — MSTFSGLNTAASGLAAARRGMDVVGQNIANQKTEGYTRQRVQTSAIAAIAQTGRFSVGALPGHGVSIDGVARLGDALLDARVRDSLAASGFWSTRAVAATTIEASLAEPTENGLAARLSKFWSGWQDLANTPDSGAAASTILESAKELASHIAGGYRTVATQWSDARATAERTVTQVNAAADQIAVLNGEIRDALASGRSANELMDQRSVLAQNVARMSGAAATIESDGSMTLRVGGNALVSGSDARHLVLNGPATIDAGQRFTVSWESAPDLPASIDGGELGGSLAVLAPAADGGMLAQLASTYDAVATALAGALNAQHRAGVTSSGQPGGDFFTLPTTGSAALGLRVAVTTPSELALAAPGAGALDATNADLISQIGRGATSPDALWSDHVTRFGVATAADVQRAKVSDSAAVAAVGAQQSVAAVDGDEETISLLTYQTAYQAAARVMTAVDEALDVLINRTGLVGR; from the coding sequence ATGTCGACCTTCAGCGGATTGAACACTGCGGCCAGCGGACTCGCCGCCGCCCGACGCGGCATGGACGTGGTCGGGCAGAACATCGCCAACCAGAAGACCGAGGGCTACACGCGTCAGCGGGTCCAGACCTCGGCCATCGCGGCGATCGCCCAGACCGGCCGATTCAGCGTCGGCGCTCTGCCGGGACACGGCGTCTCGATCGACGGCGTCGCCCGTCTCGGCGATGCCCTGCTCGACGCCCGCGTCCGCGACTCGCTCGCCGCATCGGGCTTCTGGTCCACGCGCGCGGTCGCCGCGACCACGATCGAGGCCTCGCTCGCCGAGCCCACCGAGAACGGACTGGCGGCGCGACTGTCGAAGTTCTGGTCCGGCTGGCAAGATCTCGCAAACACACCGGACTCCGGTGCAGCGGCATCCACCATCCTCGAATCCGCCAAGGAGCTCGCGTCCCACATCGCCGGCGGCTACCGCACCGTGGCCACCCAGTGGAGCGACGCGCGGGCCACCGCCGAGCGCACCGTGACGCAGGTCAATGCCGCCGCCGACCAGATCGCGGTGCTCAACGGCGAGATCCGCGACGCCCTCGCCTCCGGGCGCTCGGCGAACGAGCTCATGGACCAGCGGAGCGTGCTCGCGCAGAACGTCGCCCGCATGTCCGGGGCGGCGGCCACCATCGAGAGCGACGGGTCGATGACCCTCCGCGTCGGCGGTAACGCGCTGGTCTCGGGTTCCGATGCGCGCCACCTCGTCCTCAACGGCCCGGCCACGATCGACGCGGGGCAGCGCTTCACCGTCTCGTGGGAATCCGCGCCCGATCTCCCGGCCTCGATCGACGGCGGCGAGCTCGGCGGCTCGCTCGCCGTGCTCGCACCTGCAGCCGACGGCGGCATGCTCGCGCAGCTCGCCTCGACCTACGACGCGGTGGCGACAGCCCTGGCCGGTGCGCTGAACGCGCAGCACCGCGCGGGTGTCACCTCGTCCGGGCAGCCGGGCGGCGACTTCTTCACCCTTCCGACGACCGGGTCGGCCGCGCTCGGACTGCGGGTCGCCGTGACGACCCCGTCCGAGCTGGCGCTCGCCGCACCGGGTGCCGGTGCGCTGGATGCGACCAACGCCGACCTGATCTCGCAGATCGGGCGCGGCGCCACCTCGCCCGACGCCCTCTGGTCCGACCACGTCACGCGCTTCGGGGTGGCGACAGCCGCCGACGTGCAGCGGGCGAAGGTCTCCGATTCGGCCGCGGTCGCCGCGGTCGGGGCGCAGCAGTCCGTGGCCGCCGTCGACGGCGACGAGGAGACGATCAGCCTGCTCACGTACCAGACCGCCTACCAGGCCGCAGCCCGCGTGATGACGGCGGTGGACGAGGCGCTCGACGTCCTCATCAACCGCACGGGTCTCGTCGGACGCTGA
- the flgN gene encoding flagellar export chaperone FlgN — protein MGANELSIQLWRERELLEMLLFKLDEQQLLLAAGRSQWIQFAAREIDQVLDRLRGAGLARTVEVAAVAEEWGAPEGATIRELVAHAPEGAWQEVFADHMRALTKLAAEVEQLRDANTEQLSGVLRATQETLAALGHETGEYTTNGDRARDDAARIIDTEM, from the coding sequence ATGGGAGCCAACGAACTATCGATACAGCTGTGGCGCGAGCGTGAACTGCTCGAGATGCTGCTCTTCAAACTAGACGAACAGCAGCTGCTGCTCGCAGCCGGGCGATCCCAATGGATCCAGTTCGCCGCGCGTGAGATCGATCAGGTCCTCGATCGCCTGCGTGGCGCGGGACTCGCGCGCACGGTCGAGGTCGCCGCGGTCGCCGAGGAGTGGGGGGCTCCGGAGGGCGCGACGATCCGCGAACTGGTCGCACACGCGCCGGAGGGCGCGTGGCAGGAGGTCTTCGCCGACCACATGCGCGCGCTGACGAAGCTCGCCGCCGAGGTCGAGCAGCTGCGCGACGCGAACACGGAGCAGCTCAGCGGCGTGCTCCGTGCCACTCAGGAGACGCTCGCCGCGCTGGGGCACGAGACGGGCGAATACACGACGAACGGTGACCGCGCACGCGACGACGCAGCGCGCATCATCGACACCGAGATGTGA
- the rarD gene encoding EamA family transporter RarD, with amino-acid sequence MTPETTRATQTAGVAYAGAAYLLWGVLPLYFLLLVPTGPWEVVAWRVLLSFVFCILLLTVTRGWAPFGVILRQPKLLGWTALAGVLIYINWQVFLIGTLSDNVVETSLGYFINPITTVLLGVFVLKERIRRLQWAAIAIAAIAVVVIIVAYGDFPWIALSLTASFGVYGLIKKKIGPAVDAVSGLTLESFWLIPIAVVQLIVVATTPAGITMGGNGWVHAVLLAFAGVATAVPLLLFAAGTRRINLTVIGMIQFITPVMQFLIGVAILHEPMPPERWAGFIIVWIAIGVFVVDLLIAARRGRRIGQPELV; translated from the coding sequence GTGACCCCCGAGACGACCCGCGCCACCCAGACCGCCGGAGTCGCCTACGCCGGAGCCGCCTATCTCCTCTGGGGCGTGCTCCCGCTCTATTTCCTCCTCCTGGTGCCGACCGGTCCGTGGGAGGTCGTCGCGTGGCGGGTGCTGCTGTCGTTCGTCTTCTGCATCCTGCTGCTCACGGTCACGCGCGGCTGGGCGCCGTTCGGCGTGATCCTGCGGCAGCCGAAGCTGCTGGGCTGGACCGCACTCGCCGGTGTTCTGATCTACATCAACTGGCAGGTGTTCCTGATCGGAACGCTCAGCGACAACGTGGTCGAGACGAGCCTGGGCTACTTCATCAACCCGATCACCACGGTGCTGCTGGGTGTCTTCGTCTTGAAAGAGCGCATCCGCAGGCTGCAGTGGGCCGCGATCGCCATCGCCGCGATCGCGGTCGTCGTGATCATCGTGGCTTACGGTGACTTCCCCTGGATCGCGCTCTCGCTGACCGCGTCCTTCGGGGTGTACGGGCTCATCAAGAAGAAGATCGGTCCGGCGGTGGACGCCGTCAGCGGTCTCACCCTCGAATCGTTCTGGCTGATCCCGATCGCCGTCGTGCAGCTGATCGTGGTCGCGACGACTCCCGCGGGCATCACGATGGGCGGCAACGGGTGGGTGCACGCGGTGCTGCTGGCCTTCGCCGGTGTGGCGACGGCCGTGCCCCTGCTGCTGTTCGCGGCGGGAACCCGCCGGATCAACCTCACGGTGATCGGGATGATCCAGTTCATCACCCCGGTGATGCAGTTCCTCATCGGCGTCGCGATCCTGCACGAGCCGATGCCGCCGGAGCGCTGGGCCGGGTTCATCATCGTCTGGATCGCGATCGGCGTCTTCGTCGTCGACCTGCTGATCGCCGCCCGTCGAGGACGCCGGATCGGCCAGCCCGAACTCGTCTGA
- a CDS encoding flagellar assembly protein FliW: MTAALSFLTPPPGLAPHVDFALAPVDGADGLFSMRAVDDADLRLYLVDPSTVLAEYAPILTDDQAESLALASADDALVLVVAHPSTEGVSVNLMAPVIVNRTTGAASQVILEDQDYPLRAPLG; this comes from the coding sequence ATGACCGCGGCTCTCAGCTTCCTGACGCCCCCTCCGGGACTCGCGCCGCACGTCGACTTCGCTCTCGCACCGGTCGACGGTGCGGACGGTCTGTTCTCGATGCGAGCCGTGGACGACGCGGATCTGCGCCTGTACCTCGTCGACCCGAGCACCGTGCTCGCCGAGTATGCGCCGATCCTCACCGACGACCAGGCCGAGAGCCTCGCGCTCGCCTCGGCCGACGACGCACTGGTCCTCGTGGTCGCCCACCCCTCCACGGAAGGCGTGAGCGTGAACCTGATGGCGCCGGTGATCGTCAATCGCACCACGGGAGCCGCGTCGCAGGTGATCCTCGAGGATCAGGACTACCCGCTCCGCGCTCCGCTGGGCTGA
- a CDS encoding SAM-dependent methyltransferase — protein MSELRALLTPAGLELLDTVGTIGSTADVARAVSRLRAAGHSPELVSAVVGQAHLRSKASAKFGPFAARMLFTRAGLEQATRLGVAARHAQRIRSAGFTTVADLGCGIGGDALAFAGAGLDVLAVDADEVTAAIAAYNLAPFGEGAVVRHSTAEDAFEGSDASNARAIWMDPARRTSGHSETRRVSADDYSPSLDWAFDVAARVPTGIKLGPAHDRDALPADAEAQWVSADGSVVELVVWSGALAREGVRRSALVIRGDRSHEMTAPADVADEPVRELGAFVHEPDGAVIRARLIGDVARSLDAGMLDEHIAYLTSDAALTSPFVQSFRVRETLPANPKAINAALKAHGVGRIEIKKRGVDIDPAAFRKKLTLRGDQEATLILARIGDQRRAILADRVPAAS, from the coding sequence ATGTCCGAGCTGCGTGCCCTGCTGACCCCCGCCGGTCTCGAACTGCTCGACACGGTCGGGACGATCGGGTCGACCGCCGACGTCGCCCGCGCCGTGTCACGGCTGCGTGCCGCCGGGCACTCCCCCGAGCTGGTCTCGGCGGTGGTCGGCCAGGCGCACCTGCGGTCCAAGGCGTCGGCGAAGTTCGGCCCCTTCGCCGCGCGGATGCTGTTCACCCGAGCCGGGCTCGAGCAGGCGACGCGGCTCGGTGTGGCCGCACGACACGCCCAGCGGATCCGCAGCGCGGGGTTCACCACCGTTGCCGACCTCGGCTGCGGGATCGGCGGCGACGCCCTCGCGTTCGCCGGAGCCGGACTCGATGTGCTCGCCGTCGATGCCGACGAGGTCACCGCCGCCATCGCGGCCTACAACCTCGCGCCCTTCGGAGAGGGCGCGGTGGTTCGGCACAGCACGGCGGAAGACGCCTTCGAGGGCTCGGATGCTTCGAACGCACGCGCGATCTGGATGGATCCCGCCCGGCGCACCTCCGGGCACAGTGAGACCCGCCGCGTCTCTGCAGACGACTACTCCCCCTCGCTGGACTGGGCCTTCGACGTCGCGGCGCGCGTGCCGACGGGCATCAAGCTCGGCCCCGCGCACGACCGCGACGCTCTTCCCGCCGACGCCGAGGCGCAGTGGGTGAGCGCCGACGGCAGCGTCGTCGAGCTGGTCGTGTGGAGCGGCGCCCTCGCCCGAGAAGGCGTGCGACGCTCGGCGCTCGTGATCCGCGGCGACCGATCGCACGAGATGACCGCACCGGCCGACGTGGCCGATGAGCCCGTGCGCGAGCTCGGCGCCTTCGTGCACGAGCCGGACGGCGCCGTGATCCGCGCCCGCCTGATCGGCGATGTGGCCCGGAGCCTCGATGCCGGGATGCTCGACGAGCACATCGCCTATCTCACCTCGGATGCCGCGCTGACGAGCCCGTTCGTGCAGTCGTTCCGCGTGCGCGAGACCCTGCCCGCCAACCCCAAGGCGATCAACGCCGCTCTCAAGGCGCACGGCGTCGGTCGCATCGAGATCAAGAAGCGCGGTGTCGACATCGACCCTGCGGCGTTCCGGAAGAAGCTCACGCTGCGCGGTGATCAGGAGGCCACGCTGATCCTCGCGCGTATCGGCGATCAGCGGCGGGCGATCCTCGCCGATCGGGTTCCGGCCGCGAGCTGA
- a CDS encoding flagellar hook-associated protein 3, translated as MTSSSMTQTAMRQLQSNLTELARLQEQATSQRAFATPSEDPAAAAAALALHAEQRRNDQYARNIDDGLAWVTAADVAITASTSLLGRVRDLTAQGANDGALDATAKEALAVELEGIRKELLSQANTRLLGRSVFAGTSDTAAFAADYSYSGVAGSEVSRRVSDAASVRVDTDGAAVFGTGDDSVFALVDKIVADLRSGTNVGPRLAEIDDRRTAMLGVQGSVGTRQSQIERAKEAAVQNSVSLESRRTAVEDVDSIEVLVRLQAQELVYRSALAVNARVLQPSLMDFLR; from the coding sequence GTGACATCGTCATCCATGACGCAGACGGCGATGCGCCAGCTGCAGTCCAACCTCACCGAGCTGGCGCGTCTGCAGGAGCAGGCGACATCGCAGCGCGCTTTCGCCACTCCGTCCGAAGACCCGGCAGCCGCGGCCGCGGCCCTCGCCCTGCATGCGGAGCAGCGCCGCAACGACCAGTACGCACGCAACATCGACGACGGGCTCGCGTGGGTCACGGCGGCGGATGTCGCGATCACCGCGAGCACCTCGCTGCTGGGCCGGGTCCGCGACCTCACCGCCCAGGGGGCGAACGACGGTGCGCTGGATGCCACCGCCAAGGAGGCCCTGGCCGTCGAACTGGAGGGCATCCGCAAGGAGCTCCTGTCCCAGGCGAACACCCGACTGCTCGGTCGCTCGGTGTTCGCCGGCACCTCGGACACGGCGGCCTTCGCCGCGGACTACTCGTACAGCGGCGTGGCGGGCTCCGAGGTCAGCCGCCGCGTCTCCGACGCGGCATCCGTCCGCGTCGACACCGACGGCGCCGCGGTCTTCGGCACCGGCGACGACTCGGTGTTCGCGCTCGTCGACAAGATCGTCGCCGACCTCCGTTCCGGTACGAACGTCGGCCCCCGTCTCGCGGAGATCGACGATCGACGCACCGCCATGCTCGGAGTGCAGGGCTCCGTCGGAACCCGCCAGTCCCAGATCGAACGCGCCAAGGAGGCGGCAGTGCAGAATTCCGTGTCCCTCGAGTCCCGCCGCACGGCGGTCGAGGACGTCGATTCGATCGAGGTGCTCGTGCGGTTGCAAGCGCAGGAGCTCGTGTACCGCTCCGCGCTCGCGGTGAACGCGCGCGTTCTCCAGCCCTCGCTGATGGACTTCCTGCGATGA
- the tsaB gene encoding tRNA (adenosine(37)-N6)-threonylcarbamoyltransferase complex dimerization subunit type 1 TsaB, with protein sequence MILAVDTSLGTAVALIDADGARRAEAAATDPLGHAEVIGDLLVAALSDAGDGEVTHVIAGMGPGPFTGLRIGIAAARTFALGRGIPVVPVPSHLAAALTALETESQPFAIVTDARRREVAITVFDGLDADGIPHIVADTVLVRAADADAHLDGIRRIDVATLSAADLARVGARALAAGRTLTGDEPLYMRHPDVTVPGAPKKVGS encoded by the coding sequence GTGATCCTTGCCGTCGACACCTCCCTGGGCACCGCTGTCGCCCTCATCGATGCCGACGGGGCGCGACGCGCCGAAGCCGCCGCCACCGACCCGCTGGGCCACGCCGAGGTGATCGGCGATCTGCTCGTCGCGGCGCTCAGCGATGCGGGTGACGGCGAGGTGACGCATGTCATCGCCGGCATGGGCCCAGGACCCTTCACCGGGCTCCGCATCGGCATCGCCGCGGCCCGCACCTTCGCCCTCGGGCGCGGCATCCCGGTCGTCCCGGTCCCCAGCCATCTCGCCGCCGCTCTCACCGCGCTCGAGACCGAGTCGCAGCCGTTCGCGATCGTCACCGATGCCCGCCGACGCGAGGTCGCGATCACCGTCTTCGACGGGCTCGATGCCGACGGGATCCCGCACATCGTCGCCGACACCGTCCTCGTGCGTGCGGCCGACGCCGACGCGCACCTCGACGGCATCCGCCGCATCGATGTCGCCACCCTGTCGGCGGCGGACCTGGCGCGCGTCGGAGCACGCGCCCTGGCAGCCGGTCGCACGCTCACGGGTGACGAGCCGCTCTACATGCGCCACCCCGACGTGACGGTGCCCGGTGCACCGAAGAAGGTCGGCTCATGA
- the tsaD gene encoding tRNA (adenosine(37)-N6)-threonylcarbamoyltransferase complex transferase subunit TsaD — MSEPLVLGIETSCDETGIGIVRGRTLLSNTIASSMDEHARYGGVVPEVAARAHLEALQPAIDAALAEAGVRLDDLDAVAVTSGPGLAGALMVGVGAAKGLAVSIDKPLYAVNHLVGHIAADILTADSAPLEYPTIALLVSGGHTSLLHVRDLTTDVELLGETMDDAAGEAFDKVARLLSLPYPGGPEIDRAAADGDPDAIRFPRGLSRASDLAKHRYDFSFSGLKTAVARWVERCEADGVEVPVADVAASFREAVVDVLVTKALAACADLGVPRLLLGGGVIANRRLREVALRRADEAGVTVRIPPLSLCTDNGAMIAALAAELISSGRRPSTLAFGADSTLPVTEIQIAEAVPA, encoded by the coding sequence ATGAGCGAACCTCTGGTCCTCGGCATCGAGACGAGCTGCGACGAGACCGGGATCGGCATCGTCCGCGGGCGCACCCTGCTCTCCAACACCATCGCGTCGAGCATGGACGAGCACGCCCGATACGGCGGCGTCGTGCCCGAGGTCGCCGCGCGGGCGCACCTCGAGGCGCTTCAGCCCGCCATCGATGCGGCACTCGCCGAAGCAGGGGTGCGTCTCGACGACCTCGATGCGGTCGCCGTCACGAGCGGCCCCGGCCTCGCGGGCGCGCTCATGGTCGGAGTGGGCGCCGCCAAGGGCCTGGCCGTCTCGATCGACAAGCCGCTGTACGCCGTCAACCACCTCGTCGGCCACATCGCCGCCGACATCCTCACGGCCGATTCCGCGCCGCTCGAGTACCCGACCATCGCGCTGCTCGTCTCCGGTGGTCACACCTCGCTGCTGCACGTCCGCGACCTCACCACCGACGTCGAGCTGCTCGGCGAGACGATGGACGACGCCGCCGGCGAAGCCTTCGACAAGGTCGCCCGGCTCCTGTCGCTGCCGTACCCCGGCGGTCCCGAGATCGACCGGGCGGCGGCCGACGGCGACCCGGACGCGATCCGGTTCCCGCGCGGTCTCTCCCGCGCATCGGATCTGGCGAAGCATCGGTACGACTTCTCGTTCTCGGGGCTGAAGACCGCGGTGGCCCGGTGGGTCGAGCGCTGCGAGGCCGACGGGGTCGAGGTGCCCGTGGCCGATGTCGCCGCGAGCTTCCGCGAGGCGGTCGTCGACGTGCTGGTGACCAAGGCACTCGCGGCCTGCGCCGACCTCGGGGTGCCGCGCCTGCTGCTGGGCGGCGGCGTGATCGCGAACCGTCGGCTGCGCGAGGTCGCCCTCCGGCGTGCCGATGAGGCGGGAGTCACGGTGCGCATCCCGCCCCTCTCGCTGTGCACCGACAACGGCGCGATGATCGCCGCGCTGGCCGCCGAGCTGATCTCCTCAGGCCGGCGCCCCTCGACTCTGGCGTTCGGGGCGGACTCCACCCTTCCGGTCACCGAGATCCAGATCGCCGAGGCGGTGCCCGCATGA
- the rimI gene encoding ribosomal protein S18-alanine N-acetyltransferase, translating into MTLRDATADDLDAIMAIEERSFPTDAWSRETMAAELASIHGRYLVDDHDGAVIGYGGVRALRGSADADIQTIALLAEHRGQGRGRALLRALLAAAAERGAREVFLEVRADNPAAEGLYLAEGFEEIGRRPRYYQPDDVDAIVMRLELRRHPASHDTTEEAKA; encoded by the coding sequence ATGACCCTCCGCGACGCCACCGCGGACGACCTCGACGCGATCATGGCGATCGAGGAGCGGTCCTTCCCGACCGACGCGTGGAGCCGCGAGACGATGGCCGCCGAGCTCGCGAGCATCCACGGCCGCTACCTCGTCGACGACCACGACGGCGCGGTCATCGGCTACGGCGGCGTGCGCGCGCTGCGTGGCAGTGCCGACGCCGACATCCAGACCATCGCGCTCCTCGCCGAGCACCGCGGGCAGGGTCGGGGCCGCGCGCTCCTGCGTGCACTCCTGGCCGCCGCGGCCGAGCGCGGTGCCCGTGAGGTGTTCCTCGAGGTCAGGGCCGACAACCCCGCGGCGGAAGGCCTGTACCTCGCGGAGGGGTTCGAGGAGATCGGCCGTCGCCCCCGCTACTATCAGCCGGACGACGTGGACGCGATCGTGATGCGTCTGGAACTGCGCCGCCACCCGGCATCGCACGACACGACCGAGGAGGCGAAGGCATGA